DNA from Laspinema palackyanum D2c:
GCTTTAGCTCCCCCTGCTATAATCGACTTTAAATGACTGACAAAGGGCGCTTGAGTGGGACTGTTCCTGGCTTAGTCAGAGCATTTGTAACAAACTTGGATAAATCTGATTCCATATCTGAGGAAAAACTGACTTCAACCCATGCCAACCGTCTTAAGATTTGAAGCCTATCGCTTTTATTTTTATAGCCATGAACCTAATGAACCACCCCATATTCATATTGATAGAGATAATCTTTCAGCGAAATTCTGGCTATCTCCAATATCTTTAGCTAAAAATATCGGGTTTAATGCTAAAGAATTAAGAAAAATAGAATCCCTGGTGGAATCAAATCAACAAAAATTTTTGGAGGCTTGGCATGAATATTTTGACAGTTCAAACTGATATCCGGGTGAAAAATGTTCTCATCCATGAAGATACTTTTAGTGTTGAATTAATGGATGGACGCACTCTCACCGTTCCTTTAGCTTGGTTCCCTCGACTTTTAAAAGCTACTCCCGAACAATTAGAAAAATGGGTAATTTGTGGCGGGGGTTATGGGATTCACTGGGAAGAAATCGATGAGGATCTTAGTACCGAAGGATTATTACGCGGTGCTCCGGCTCCTCGGAATCAAGCGCGAGCATAAGCCAAGAAACCGGGTTTTTTCAAAGAAATCCGGTTTCTTGTTTTCTCATTCCGCCATTAATGATCATGCCA
Protein-coding regions in this window:
- a CDS encoding DUF4160 domain-containing protein; this encodes MPTVLRFEAYRFYFYSHEPNEPPHIHIDRDNLSAKFWLSPISLAKNIGFNAKELRKIESLVESNQQKFLEAWHEYFDSSN
- a CDS encoding DUF2442 domain-containing protein — translated: MNILTVQTDIRVKNVLIHEDTFSVELMDGRTLTVPLAWFPRLLKATPEQLEKWVICGGGYGIHWEEIDEDLSTEGLLRGAPAPRNQARA